CCGGATGCTCATGGCCTCCGGTGTGGAAGGGCGCGTGCCGCTGGTGGACCGCCGTCTGATAGAATTCGGTTTGGCCCTGCCGGACGGACTGAAAACCCGCAAGGGGCAGGGGAAAACCTTCCTCAAGGAATGGGCGGAGACCTACCTGCCGCCCGAGCACCTGTGGGGACGCAAGCAGGGATTCAAGGTCCCCGTCAGCGAGTGGCTGCAGGGGGATTTCCTCGACCGGCTCGAACGGCACCTGCCCCGGCAGGACGCGGTCCGAGACTGGTTCCGTCCGGAGGGAGTGCGCCGGTTGTGCCGCCGTCAGCGGCGCAAAGGGGATGCCGCCCAGCCCCTGTGGGCGATCTTCCAGTTCGCCCTCTGGTACCGCTTGATCATCGAGGAGAAAGGCCAGCAGCCGCCTCAGGATCGGGACCCACTCGAGCTACTGGATTAATGCAGGAATCCATCCACCGCCGGATCTTCGTCATGGGGTGCTCCCGCTCGGGAACCACCCTCCTCCAGCGGATGCTGGCCAATCACTCCCGCATCCATACCTTCCCGGAGACCGGGGTGTTCCTCAAGGCCCTGGGCATGCGCGGGCGGGAGCTGCCCTGGACCCGGCTGGGGCTGACCCTGGGCAAGGAGCGGAAGGTCCTCGGCCAACTGCGCGCCCAGAGCGACCTCCCCGAGGAGGAACAGCCATCGCTCCCCCCTCGGCGTATTCGCCTGAATCGTTCGGTAGCGGACACAGTGGATTTCTTGGACCGGATGGCCCTAGCCCACGGGACCGATACCTGGGTGGAGAAAACGCCCCGGCATGTCCTCCACGCCGGACGAATCCAGGAGATGGTTCCCGATTCCTTGTGCATCCACGTCGTCCGCGACGGCCGGGACGTAGTTGCTTCCATTGTAGACCGAGCCCGAAAATTCCCTGATTTTTTTAGCCGCCAACTAAAACCGGACTACGCCATTCGCCAATGGAACAATTCGATAAGGGCCACCTTAGAGGTACTAAACCAGGAAGGACATTTGGTGGTCCATTACGACTCCCTTGCCCATGAACCAGAGAAAATTCTACAAAAAGTTTGCAGGATCGCGAAGTTTCCCTATGAGGAAGAGATGGTCAAAAATCCGAGAAGTTTACCTTTCGTTGGGAATCAGGAATTTTGGAAAAGCAATGTGGAAGAAAAAATCGAGCCTTCTCCTTCCAAATTTCCTAACCTTTTCGATACTACAACCCAAAAACGGATAGAAAAGAGTTTGAGCTTAAAGGCATTTGATTCCCTAAAAGAAAACCTATAACTATTAGGGCAATTTAACCAATGATATATTCAAAAAAAGAAAATTTTATTTTCATAAAAACAACAAAAACCGCCGGTTCAAGCGTCGAGATCGCTTTATCTTCCTTCTGCGGAGGGGAAGATATTTTAACCCCACTTACACCCGAGGATGAGGAAAAACGGGCCTCCCTTGCCGGAATAGGAGCACAAAACTTCGAATGGCCGGAAGAGGAAAAACCCTGGGGGTTATTACGGGACATAACAAAAAGACCAAATAGATACAGAAAATTTTTAAAACACCCTTTGACAAAAAAATACCCAGCTACATATAAGTTTGACGAGCATATGTCAGCACATGATGTCAAACTTTTACTAGGTGCGGAAATTTGGAAAAAGACCTTCACGTTTACTATAGAAAGAAACCCGTGGGATAGGGCAATATCGTTTTTCTATTGGCAACAGAGAAACGGAAAAAAATTTAATACAATTGACCATTATGTTGAGAATAGAGCAAAAAACCATAAACACAAATTAAGCAATTGGCATTTATACACTAAAGATGACCAATTTTTAGTTGATAAAGTCCTGAGATATGAGGACCTCAGTAAAGATTTTGAAAATCTAGGGAACTTTTTAGGTTTAACAGGCTTAACCCTTCCTGAATATCAAGCAAAAGGGAATCACAGAAAGAACCGGGATCCGGCAGGAAAACTATTGAGTAAAAATGCTATTGATTTAATAGGGGAGGTTTGTAAGAAGGAAATTGAATTCTTCGGTTATGAGGTGCAGTATGATTAAATTTCAAATTCTCCCTCTTCCCAGCTACCATTCACCTATAACATGGCTGGTGCTACCCTTCTTTTTTTTATATGTCTTTTCTTTTAGCGCGGAATTAAGCACAGCCATAGGAAACATTTCCTTAGGGTTTTTATTAGTAT
The window above is part of the Thiohalorhabdus denitrificans genome. Proteins encoded here:
- a CDS encoding sulfotransferase family protein, which codes for MQESIHRRIFVMGCSRSGTTLLQRMLANHSRIHTFPETGVFLKALGMRGRELPWTRLGLTLGKERKVLGQLRAQSDLPEEEQPSLPPRRIRLNRSVADTVDFLDRMALAHGTDTWVEKTPRHVLHAGRIQEMVPDSLCIHVVRDGRDVVASIVDRARKFPDFFSRQLKPDYAIRQWNNSIRATLEVLNQEGHLVVHYDSLAHEPEKILQKVCRIAKFPYEEEMVKNPRSLPFVGNQEFWKSNVEEKIEPSPSKFPNLFDTTTQKRIEKSLSLKAFDSLKENL
- a CDS encoding sulfotransferase family 2 domain-containing protein, translated to MIYSKKENFIFIKTTKTAGSSVEIALSSFCGGEDILTPLTPEDEEKRASLAGIGAQNFEWPEEEKPWGLLRDITKRPNRYRKFLKHPLTKKYPATYKFDEHMSAHDVKLLLGAEIWKKTFTFTIERNPWDRAISFFYWQQRNGKKFNTIDHYVENRAKNHKHKLSNWHLYTKDDQFLVDKVLRYEDLSKDFENLGNFLGLTGLTLPEYQAKGNHRKNRDPAGKLLSKNAIDLIGEVCKKEIEFFGYEVQYD